From one Phocaeicola salanitronis DSM 18170 genomic stretch:
- a CDS encoding carboxylesterase/lipase family protein, translating to MRTAISVSFLSLAFLTCLSAGAANKQNTPAVPTPITASVTQGVVRTTSGQVAGYIENNVYIYKGIPYAKAERFMPPTAPDAWEGIRSSRAYGPTCPQAKRMGWYSDESAFSFNWDDGFPDEDCLRVNIWTPGVNDNKKRPVMVWLHGGGYSAGSGQELPSYDGTNLAKNHDVVVVTLNHRLNVLGFLDLSSFGPKYAKSGNVGLMDLVAALQWVKNNIGAFGGDPANVTIFGQSGGGGKVSTLLATPSAKGLFHKAIVQSGSMLRTMEARYSRMIGEETVKELGLDASHIDSLARVPYNKLLSAGEKAVARVRKQAEQAGDASCFIFGWAPTVDGDILPAQPFDPAAPAQSKDIPVMIGTTLHEFTASTYVPAFRTISQEKAVELTRKKYGERTDEFVNLFGKIYPNFQPKDLLDVDFTFRPSAVEQAMLKARQGGAPVYMYLFAWESPVMDGILRSTHCMEIPFVFDNALCHASMTGGGTDAQTLAEKMSQAWTNFARTGNPNAEELPEWPTYTPDNGATMIFDNTCEIKYHHDQELLNFVRQFPTRGF from the coding sequence ATGAGGACAGCAATTTCCGTATCTTTTCTGAGCTTGGCCTTTTTGACCTGCCTTTCCGCCGGAGCTGCAAACAAGCAGAACACCCCGGCTGTTCCTACTCCTATTACCGCTTCTGTCACACAGGGCGTAGTTCGTACCACATCCGGACAGGTAGCAGGCTATATTGAAAACAATGTTTATATTTACAAAGGTATTCCTTATGCCAAAGCCGAACGTTTTATGCCTCCTACGGCTCCCGATGCCTGGGAAGGCATCCGCAGCAGCCGTGCTTATGGACCCACTTGCCCACAAGCCAAACGCATGGGCTGGTATAGCGATGAATCTGCCTTTTCCTTTAATTGGGATGACGGTTTCCCTGATGAAGACTGCCTGCGCGTCAACATCTGGACACCGGGTGTCAACGACAATAAGAAACGTCCTGTCATGGTTTGGCTGCACGGTGGTGGCTATTCGGCAGGTAGCGGACAGGAACTCCCTTCGTATGATGGAACGAACTTGGCTAAGAACCACGATGTCGTAGTCGTAACGCTGAATCATCGTCTCAACGTTTTGGGCTTTCTCGACCTTTCGTCTTTCGGTCCGAAATATGCCAAGTCTGGCAATGTCGGTCTGATGGATCTCGTAGCAGCACTTCAATGGGTAAAAAACAATATAGGTGCTTTTGGCGGTGACCCTGCTAATGTAACCATTTTCGGACAATCTGGCGGAGGGGGTAAGGTTTCGACCTTACTGGCAACTCCGTCAGCAAAAGGATTATTTCACAAAGCTATCGTACAAAGCGGTTCTATGCTTCGCACAATGGAAGCCCGATACTCACGCATGATTGGTGAAGAAACTGTGAAAGAGTTAGGACTGGACGCTTCGCACATTGATTCTCTCGCGCGCGTACCTTATAATAAATTACTGTCAGCTGGTGAAAAGGCAGTGGCACGTGTCCGCAAGCAGGCAGAACAGGCTGGAGACGCTTCTTGCTTTATTTTCGGCTGGGCACCTACAGTAGACGGTGATATTCTTCCTGCACAACCCTTCGACCCTGCCGCCCCTGCGCAAAGCAAAGATATACCAGTAATGATAGGTACTACACTGCACGAATTTACCGCATCAACTTATGTTCCTGCCTTCCGCACGATTTCACAAGAAAAAGCCGTGGAACTGACACGTAAAAAATACGGCGAACGTACAGACGAGTTCGTAAACCTCTTTGGCAAAATTTATCCCAATTTTCAGCCTAAGGACCTGTTGGATGTAGACTTTACCTTCCGTCCCAGCGCCGTAGAACAAGCTATGCTGAAAGCTCGTCAAGGCGGTGCTCCTGTTTACATGTATCTTTTTGCTTGGGAATCACCCGTCATGGACGGAATCTTACGCAGCACGCACTGCATGGAGATTCCTTTCGTATTCGACAATGCCTTGTGTCATGCTTCGATGACAGGCGGTGGTACCGATGCACAAACCTTGGCTGAAAAGATGAGCCAGGCTTGGACTAATTTTGCCCGCACGGGCAATCCCAATGCCGAAGAATTACCGGAATGGCCTACCTATACGCCAGACAATGGTGCAACAATGATATTTGACAACACATGTGAAATAAAATATCATCACGACCAAGAGTTGCTAAATTTTGTTCGACAATTCCCTACACGAGGTTTCTAA
- a CDS encoding esterase — protein sequence MKKILLLSVMLLVGVMTYAQQALWGGAPVVSPEIHDDNTVTFRLKAPKAVKVQVTGDFLPTQKITTPFGEFDGPGVADLKEGKDGVWEYTTPEPLAPELYSYSFIVDDLKMMDPANVYMIRDVATVTNVFLIGGGRADLYKVNDVPHGTVSRIWYNSPTLKKERRLTVYTPAGYETSGKRYPVFYLLHGMGGDEEAWIALGRTSQILDNLIAQGKAEPMIVVMTNGNASQEAAPGESQDGFKAPSMNLPQTMEGSFETAFPDVVKFIDKTYRTKTNKRNRAIAGLSMGGYHSLHISKQYPDMFNYVGLFSAAIMPDKKVQSPIYDDFDQKLKTQFAKKPALYWIGIGKTDFLYQANTEYRKLLDERGYKYTYYESEGGHIWRNWRIYLTEFAPLLFK from the coding sequence ATGAAAAAGATTCTTCTTTTATCCGTAATGCTGCTGGTAGGTGTAATGACTTACGCCCAGCAGGCTTTGTGGGGAGGTGCCCCTGTTGTATCTCCCGAAATACATGACGATAACACCGTGACTTTCCGCTTGAAAGCTCCCAAGGCTGTCAAAGTACAGGTAACAGGAGACTTCCTGCCTACACAGAAAATCACTACACCTTTCGGTGAATTTGACGGACCGGGTGTAGCAGACCTGAAGGAAGGCAAAGACGGTGTATGGGAATATACCACTCCCGAACCTCTGGCTCCTGAATTATACAGCTATTCCTTTATCGTTGATGATTTGAAGATGATGGATCCTGCCAATGTCTATATGATTCGTGACGTGGCTACCGTAACAAATGTCTTTCTGATTGGTGGCGGACGGGCCGACTTATATAAAGTGAACGACGTACCTCATGGTACCGTTTCACGCATTTGGTACAATAGTCCTACATTGAAAAAAGAACGCCGTTTAACGGTTTATACTCCTGCCGGTTACGAAACCAGCGGCAAGCGTTATCCGGTTTTCTATCTCTTGCACGGCATGGGTGGTGATGAGGAAGCATGGATTGCTTTGGGACGTACTTCACAAATCTTGGATAACCTTATCGCACAAGGCAAAGCAGAGCCGATGATTGTCGTAATGACCAATGGCAACGCTTCGCAAGAGGCTGCTCCCGGCGAATCACAAGACGGCTTCAAGGCTCCTTCCATGAATTTGCCGCAAACCATGGAAGGCTCTTTCGAAACCGCTTTTCCCGATGTCGTGAAGTTTATTGACAAGACTTACCGTACGAAAACCAACAAGCGTAATCGTGCCATTGCCGGCTTGTCAATGGGAGGATACCACTCGCTGCATATTTCCAAACAATATCCTGACATGTTCAATTACGTGGGCTTGTTCTCTGCCGCCATCATGCCAGACAAAAAAGTACAATCACCCATCTATGATGATTTCGACCAGAAACTGAAAACACAGTTTGCCAAGAAACCCGCTCTTTACTGGATTGGAATCGGAAAGACCGATTTCCTTTATCAGGCAAATACCGAATACCGCAAATTGCTGGATGAACGTGGATATAAGTATACGTACTATGAAAGCGAAGGCGGACATATCTGGCGCAACTGGCGCATTTACCTGACAGAATTTGCGCCGTTGTTATTCAAGTAA
- a CDS encoding alpha/beta hydrolase, producing MKKTILLLYALLSSITLFAQNPWGGPQSKVMTDSIYSETLKAWRAYTVYLPKSYEADPTKKYPILYLLHGVFGTNEGWFRDQRANEVADQLMASGEACEMIIVSPNAGGNPYAGDWNGYFNMPGWAYEDFFYTEFLPHIEKTYRVIGDKQHRAIAGLSMGGGGTTSYAQRHAELYCAAYAMSALMDIPETGAVPSKEPGDKMTLLNDAVKKHSCIQYVTEADDARKAQLRTVQWYVDCGDDDFLLERNMEFVQAMRLAGVPLQFRVRDGGHTNEYWHTALFTCLPFVSRCFGK from the coding sequence ATGAAAAAAACAATCTTATTATTATACGCCCTATTGAGCAGTATTACTCTCTTTGCACAAAATCCTTGGGGAGGTCCACAAAGTAAAGTGATGACAGATAGCATTTATAGTGAGACATTGAAGGCTTGGCGTGCTTACACCGTCTACTTGCCTAAGAGTTACGAGGCAGATCCGACGAAAAAGTACCCCATTCTCTATTTACTGCATGGTGTGTTCGGCACCAATGAAGGTTGGTTCCGCGACCAACGTGCCAACGAAGTGGCAGACCAGCTAATGGCATCGGGTGAAGCATGCGAGATGATTATTGTCAGCCCCAATGCCGGAGGCAATCCGTATGCAGGAGACTGGAATGGCTATTTCAACATGCCGGGTTGGGCGTACGAAGACTTTTTCTATACTGAATTCCTCCCTCATATAGAAAAGACCTATCGGGTTATAGGCGATAAGCAACACCGTGCTATTGCCGGCTTGTCGATGGGCGGAGGCGGAACAACCAGTTACGCCCAACGTCACGCGGAACTTTATTGTGCTGCCTATGCCATGAGCGCCTTAATGGATATTCCCGAAACGGGTGCCGTACCCTCTAAAGAACCGGGTGACAAAATGACGCTGTTAAACGATGCCGTAAAGAAACATAGTTGCATCCAATACGTTACAGAAGCGGATGATGCCCGCAAGGCACAACTCCGTACCGTACAGTGGTATGTGGACTGTGGTGATGATGATTTCTTGTTGGAACGCAATATGGAATTTGTGCAAGCCATGCGTTTGGCGGGAGTCCCTCTTCAGTTCCGTGTTCGAGACGGGGGACACACTAACGAATATTGGCACACTGCACTTTTCACATGCTTGCCATTCGTTAGCCGATGCTTTGGTAAATAA
- a CDS encoding esterase, with protein MKKIFFLSFFLLTALTTYAQQALWGGAPVVSPEIHDDNTVTFRLKAPKAVKVQVTGDFLPPIPIQTPRGVWDAAGIADLKEGKDGVWEYTTPEPLGPELYSYSFIVDGLKMLDPANVYINRDVATVTNIFIIDGGRADLYKVNDVPHGTVRRMWYNSPTLKKERRVTVYTPAGYETSGKRYPVFYLLHGSGGDEEAWMALGRTSQILDNLIAQGKAEPMIVVMTNGNAAQEAAPGESKEGFIVPTMTPQDSKEVNQGAFETAFPDVVKFIDKTFHTKADKHHRAIAGLSMGSFHSGNISRLYPDMFDYVGLFSGTPNTKSNPDVPAYADFDGRLKTQFAKKPALYYIACGRTDFVYKSVTDYRKLLDTNGYKYEYYESDGGHIWRNWRVYLTEFAPKLFK; from the coding sequence ATGAAAAAGATATTCTTCTTATCCTTTTTTCTGCTGACCGCTTTAACTACTTATGCTCAGCAGGCTTTATGGGGAGGAGCTCCGGTTGTCTCCCCCGAAATTCACGATGACAATACCGTCACTTTCCGACTGAAAGCTCCGAAAGCTGTAAAAGTACAAGTGACGGGAGATTTTCTGCCTCCTATTCCTATTCAGACTCCTCGTGGCGTATGGGATGCGGCGGGAATCGCCGACTTGAAGGAAGGCAAAGACGGCGTATGGGAATATACCACACCTGAACCTCTTGGACCGGAATTGTATAGCTATTCCTTCATTGTAGACGGACTGAAGATGCTGGATCCTGCCAATGTCTATATCAACCGCGACGTAGCTACGGTAACCAACATTTTTATCATTGATGGCGGACGGGCTGATTTGTACAAAGTGAACGATGTGCCTCACGGTACAGTACGCCGTATGTGGTATAACAGTCCCACATTGAAGAAAGAACGCCGTGTAACCGTATACACTCCCGCCGGTTACGAAACCAGCGGCAAGCGTTATCCGGTCTTTTATCTTTTGCATGGTTCGGGTGGCGATGAAGAAGCATGGATGGCTTTGGGCCGCACTTCGCAAATCCTCGACAACCTGATCGCACAGGGCAAGGCAGAACCGATGATTGTTGTCATGACCAACGGCAACGCCGCTCAAGAAGCCGCTCCGGGCGAATCGAAAGAAGGTTTCATTGTACCTACAATGACTCCTCAAGACTCGAAAGAAGTGAATCAAGGAGCTTTTGAAACAGCTTTCCCCGATGTAGTGAAGTTCATCGACAAAACCTTCCACACAAAGGCTGACAAACACCATCGCGCTATTGCCGGCCTGTCAATGGGCAGCTTCCATTCCGGCAACATCTCGCGCCTCTATCCGGATATGTTTGATTATGTAGGCCTCTTCTCCGGAACACCCAACACAAAGAGCAATCCTGATGTTCCGGCTTATGCCGATTTCGACGGCAGACTGAAAACACAATTTGCCAAGAAGCCGGCACTCTATTACATTGCTTGCGGCCGCACCGATTTTGTTTACAAAAGTGTAACAGACTATCGTAAGTTGCTGGACACAAACGGTTACAAGTATGAATACTATGAAAGTGATGGCGGACACATCTGGCGCAACTGGCGCGTATATCTGACTGAATTTGCGCCAAAACTGTTCAAATGA
- a CDS encoding SusC/RagA family TonB-linked outer membrane protein codes for MKEKKHTGLKRLVLPVLFLLMCVPFAMAQNPVKVTGKVIDDLGEPMIGVSVQVKGTPGGTITDIDGNYSVEVSQGATLIFSYLGYVTEEHQVTGSTLNVTMKENVEALEEVVVIGYGVQKKSSVTGAISQVKAEDMENRTITTAAQALQGKTAGVQLITTSGGPGESPTIRVRGYSSNAPSNPLYVVDGVRLSDISGIDPNDIASMEVLKDAASAAIYGAEAGNGVILITTKKGVVGSSKITYDFQFASQSIARIPELMNAQEYVSYMTESANGSSGIIPMETIQTNWDGITDTDWVDAIFENSKMQKHNIAFSGGSERGNYYLSLTYLDNNGIIVGNNDTYNRMTAAINADYNVKPWLKVGTTNQIEKYNVRRVSGQNAYGSVLSSVLMMDPLTAPVYAADQLPANMENLLAQGYDLMQDPNGNYYGVSAFFEGENYNPLIMMNNNITRNSGFNVTGSIYGDLKPFDGFTFTSRFGYRLSGARSSAVSLPFYGNSVQQNPFINSLTGQSSTTIYYQWENFANYMKTFNDAHTITAMVGMSYQEQSYDYVSGQLQANGEDAIQQNNPLFYYLNYGATSATKTVGGDKTRTAKMSYYGRIGYDYKGRYLLQASLRADAADLSLLPASNRWGYFPAVSAGWTVSEEKFFQSIRNHVTSLKVRASWGQNGSLAALSNYPYSTDMSVTGLYPFTNNTLNFVNAYAPNSLGNEELKWETSEQLNFGFDARFLRDRLTFSMDWYKKTTKDLLITGTTPSLIVGGVVSPINAGNVENKGFEFELGWRDNIKDFSYSIRANLATLKNKVTYLDPSLQRVVGTQFHTYPLSYFEEGYPIYYFRGYQFAGIDPQTGDPTFKDLDGDGVISDGDLGYIGDAIPDITYGITLTAAYKGLDLTVFGTGSAGNQIYNASFRPDQTRSNHLKEIYYDDRWTVDNPNGTKPRAGANYMERYIMSDAVVFDGSFFKIKQIQLGYSLPKSWLKKAFINNLRVYCSLDDFFTFTKYPGFDPEASASSTNGMGIDMGGYPTSKKVVFGFNVEF; via the coding sequence ATGAAAGAGAAAAAACACACAGGACTGAAAAGGCTGGTATTGCCAGTACTTTTCTTATTGATGTGCGTTCCTTTTGCCATGGCTCAAAACCCGGTGAAAGTGACAGGTAAGGTAATCGACGATCTGGGTGAACCCATGATTGGTGTAAGCGTGCAAGTGAAAGGCACTCCCGGCGGTACCATCACAGACATTGACGGTAACTATTCGGTAGAAGTCAGCCAAGGAGCTACATTGATTTTCTCTTACTTGGGCTACGTAACAGAAGAGCACCAAGTAACAGGAAGTACATTGAATGTTACAATGAAAGAAAATGTCGAAGCACTGGAAGAAGTCGTCGTTATCGGTTACGGTGTGCAGAAGAAAAGTTCAGTGACAGGTGCCATCTCTCAGGTAAAGGCCGAGGACATGGAAAACCGTACCATTACAACAGCTGCACAGGCACTGCAAGGTAAAACGGCAGGTGTTCAATTAATCACGACTTCCGGAGGTCCTGGCGAATCTCCGACTATCCGCGTACGTGGTTATTCGTCAAATGCTCCTTCCAATCCGTTGTATGTAGTGGATGGTGTGCGCTTGAGCGACATCTCCGGAATCGATCCTAACGACATCGCTTCTATGGAAGTATTGAAAGATGCGGCTTCAGCAGCTATCTATGGTGCGGAAGCGGGTAACGGTGTTATCCTTATCACGACAAAGAAAGGTGTTGTCGGTTCCAGCAAAATCACTTATGATTTCCAATTCGCTTCCCAGTCTATTGCCCGCATACCGGAACTGATGAATGCACAGGAATATGTTTCTTACATGACCGAGTCTGCAAACGGCAGCAGCGGTATTATTCCTATGGAAACCATCCAAACCAATTGGGACGGCATCACGGATACAGATTGGGTGGACGCTATTTTTGAAAATAGTAAAATGCAGAAGCATAACATAGCTTTCTCCGGAGGCAGCGAACGTGGAAACTATTACCTCTCGCTGACTTATCTGGACAACAACGGTATTATCGTAGGCAACAACGATACATACAACCGTATGACAGCTGCCATCAATGCCGATTATAATGTCAAGCCTTGGCTGAAGGTAGGTACTACGAACCAGATTGAAAAATATAACGTGCGCCGTGTCAGCGGACAAAATGCTTATGGAAGCGTTTTGTCTTCTGTATTAATGATGGACCCTCTGACCGCTCCGGTTTATGCTGCTGACCAATTACCGGCAAACATGGAGAATCTGTTGGCACAAGGTTATGACCTGATGCAGGATCCTAACGGTAATTATTATGGCGTTTCCGCTTTCTTCGAAGGTGAGAATTACAACCCGCTCATTATGATGAATAACAACATTACACGCAATAGCGGTTTTAATGTAACCGGATCTATCTATGGCGACTTGAAACCTTTCGACGGCTTCACGTTCACCTCTCGTTTCGGTTATCGTTTGAGCGGTGCCCGTTCATCGGCTGTCAGCCTGCCATTTTATGGTAACTCCGTACAGCAGAATCCTTTTATCAATAGCCTTACAGGGCAGTCATCCACTACGATTTATTACCAATGGGAAAACTTTGCCAACTACATGAAGACCTTCAACGATGCCCACACGATTACGGCTATGGTCGGTATGTCTTATCAAGAACAGAGTTATGATTATGTCAGTGGTCAGCTGCAGGCTAATGGTGAAGATGCCATCCAGCAAAACAATCCTTTGTTCTACTACCTGAACTATGGAGCTACCTCAGCAACCAAAACCGTAGGCGGTGACAAGACACGTACTGCAAAAATGTCTTACTATGGACGTATCGGTTACGACTATAAAGGACGTTATTTGTTGCAGGCTTCACTTCGTGCCGATGCAGCCGATCTTTCTCTGTTGCCTGCCAGCAACCGCTGGGGATATTTCCCCGCTGTATCCGCAGGTTGGACAGTATCTGAAGAAAAATTCTTCCAATCTATCCGCAACCATGTGACAAGCCTCAAAGTTCGTGCCAGTTGGGGTCAGAACGGTAGTTTGGCAGCACTGAGCAACTATCCATACAGCACAGACATGAGTGTAACAGGACTTTATCCCTTCACCAACAATACCCTCAACTTTGTCAATGCCTATGCACCTAACTCATTAGGTAACGAAGAATTGAAATGGGAGACTTCCGAACAGTTGAACTTCGGTTTCGATGCCCGCTTCCTGCGCGACCGTCTGACGTTCAGCATGGACTGGTATAAGAAGACAACGAAAGACCTGTTGATTACAGGCACAACACCTTCACTTATCGTAGGAGGTGTCGTATCACCCATCAATGCAGGTAATGTAGAAAACAAAGGTTTTGAATTTGAATTGGGCTGGCGTGACAACATCAAAGACTTCAGTTACAGCATCCGTGCCAATCTGGCTACGCTGAAAAATAAAGTGACCTATCTTGACCCATCCTTACAACGTGTTGTCGGTACGCAGTTCCATACCTACCCGCTCAGCTATTTTGAAGAAGGCTATCCTATTTATTATTTCCGTGGTTATCAGTTTGCCGGCATTGATCCTCAAACAGGTGATCCGACATTCAAGGATTTAGATGGCGACGGAGTTATTTCAGACGGTGATTTGGGCTATATCGGAGACGCTATCCCCGACATTACTTACGGTATTACATTGACTGCCGCCTATAAAGGTCTTGACCTGACGGTATTCGGCACAGGTTCGGCAGGTAATCAAATCTATAATGCTTCTTTCCGTCCTGACCAGACCCGCTCTAACCACCTGAAGGAAATCTATTACGATGACCGTTGGACAGTAGATAACCCGAACGGCACCAAACCTCGTGCCGGCGCCAATTACATGGAACGTTACATTATGTCTGATGCGGTTGTATTCGATGGTTCGTTCTTCAAGATTAAGCAAATTCAGTTGGGTTACTCTTTACCGAAGAGCTGGCTGAAGAAAGCTTTCATCAACAACTTACGCGTATATTGCTCATTGGATGATTTCTTTACCTTCACCAAGTATCCGGGCTTCGACCCTGAAGCTTCTGCCAGCTCAACCAATGGTATGGGTATCGATATGGGCGGCTACCCGACATCCAAGAAAGTTGTATTCGGTTTTAACGTAGAATTTTAA
- a CDS encoding RagB/SusD family nutrient uptake outer membrane protein, which produces MKTKVYLSTLLLALMAVLMTGCEDRLNIYKHGSLGGPENYYKTDEETESALAAMYGSWRDLHQNWFTLLNGMSDDAWAGGGQRNDNVDLEKMNEFNYNIESSTVQSLYTQLYTLIYRANLILSNVPGDTQFMRQAIAEAHAARGWAHFYLVTLWGTAPIVDHLLSPDEYRQSNGTPETTWAFIESEYKAALDANALTTKSGVDDTESGIHLTQETVKAFLGKAYLFQGKYAEAADILDEVINSGKYDLYRGDYGLLGHAATNNCCEAIFEINRVNNTEQAWNQFSQLFINIGWRSSILSYMPGTESAELIATGSYGMLNPQKGLYDAFVAEEGVDGYRLNQSIRTYEQLNAIGVVNTSGSPLVGNEGYFYWKTRLLKDDCITDNPGLQMLQWNNLRIMRYAEVLLMAAEAHVQGGVETDKALTYINLVRERAHLNPLTAVTMDDIKNEKRLELCLESCRYQDLVRWGDAETVLGQQGKQIPSFSWSVTTNPDGTTSIAKHELTYPYTNTDYGFKERNKLLPIPLREMDVNPNMQQNPGW; this is translated from the coding sequence ATGAAAACAAAAGTATATTTGTCGACCCTACTGCTCGCATTGATGGCCGTATTGATGACCGGATGTGAGGATCGTTTAAATATTTACAAGCACGGCAGTTTGGGAGGTCCGGAAAATTACTACAAGACTGATGAGGAAACTGAATCCGCATTGGCTGCTATGTATGGTTCGTGGCGTGATCTGCACCAAAATTGGTTTACCTTGCTGAATGGCATGTCTGACGATGCTTGGGCTGGCGGCGGACAGCGTAACGATAATGTGGACTTGGAGAAAATGAACGAGTTCAACTATAACATAGAAAGCTCTACGGTACAGAGCCTGTATACCCAATTATATACATTGATATATCGGGCCAACTTGATTCTTTCCAATGTGCCGGGTGATACTCAATTCATGCGTCAAGCCATAGCGGAAGCGCATGCAGCACGCGGTTGGGCACACTTCTATCTAGTTACGTTATGGGGAACAGCCCCTATCGTAGACCACTTGTTGTCACCGGATGAATATCGTCAAAGCAATGGTACACCGGAAACCACTTGGGCTTTCATCGAATCTGAATATAAAGCAGCCCTTGATGCAAATGCCTTGACTACAAAATCCGGTGTTGATGACACGGAAAGTGGCATCCATCTTACACAAGAAACCGTGAAAGCATTCTTGGGTAAAGCCTATCTCTTTCAGGGCAAGTATGCCGAAGCTGCCGACATCTTAGATGAAGTAATCAACTCAGGTAAGTACGATCTTTATCGTGGCGACTATGGTTTGTTAGGACATGCTGCTACTAATAACTGTTGCGAAGCTATTTTTGAAATCAATCGTGTAAATAACACCGAACAAGCATGGAACCAATTCTCGCAATTATTCATCAACATTGGTTGGCGCTCGTCTATACTGAGCTACATGCCGGGAACGGAATCTGCCGAACTCATTGCTACCGGTTCTTATGGAATGTTGAATCCACAAAAAGGCTTGTATGATGCATTTGTAGCAGAAGAAGGCGTAGACGGTTATCGCCTGAACCAAAGTATCCGAACCTACGAACAGTTGAACGCTATCGGTGTAGTAAACACAAGTGGCAGCCCACTGGTAGGAAATGAAGGATATTTCTACTGGAAAACCCGCCTGTTGAAGGATGACTGTATCACGGATAATCCCGGTCTGCAGATGTTGCAATGGAATAACCTGCGTATCATGCGCTATGCCGAAGTATTGCTGATGGCTGCCGAAGCTCATGTTCAAGGTGGTGTGGAAACAGACAAAGCTCTGACTTATATCAATCTGGTTCGTGAGCGGGCTCATCTGAATCCTTTAACCGCTGTCACAATGGATGACATCAAGAATGAAAAACGTTTGGAACTTTGCCTAGAAAGCTGCCGTTACCAAGACCTTGTCCGCTGGGGTGACGCTGAAACTGTACTGGGACAACAAGGCAAACAAATCCCGTCATTCTCTTGGAGCGTGACAACTAATCCTGATGGTACTACTTCCATCGCGAAACACGAATTGACCTATCCGTACACCAATACGGATTATGGTTTCAAGGAACGCAACAAACTTCTGCCGATTCCTTTGCGTGAAATGGATGTGAACCCTAACATGCAACAGAATCCGGGATGGTAA